DNA sequence from the Myxocyprinus asiaticus isolate MX2 ecotype Aquarium Trade chromosome 3, UBuf_Myxa_2, whole genome shotgun sequence genome:
TAcaaccccaaattgataaaaccgcagtgaTAGTGGCCTGCCCACGTCCCAAGTCCAAAAAAGAGGTGAGAAAGTTTATGGagttggctggctattacagaaggtttgtgcctaatttttctgatgtcaccagccccttgactgatctcactaaaaagggggcgccagatctggtccagtggatggaggcgtgccaacaggctttcatgagtgtgaaatctgcactctgtggcaggCTGCTCCTACATGCTcataacttctctctccccttcattttacagacagatgcatcagagagggggttgggggccatgctttcacaggaggtggaggggttggagcaccccatgctgtacattagacgtaagctctctttgagagagactaagtacagcacaattgaaaaagagtgtcttgccatcaagttggtagtcctaaccctccgctattacctgctggggtgggccttcatcctccactcggatcacgccccacttcagtggctccaccgcatgaaggataccaacacgtGGATTActtgttggtacctggcacttcagcccttcaaattcaaggtggtccacaggctggggccacagatggttgtggctgatttcctctccaggaatggggggtgggggggtgttagCAGGCCGGACGTTGcccgggcctgagtcgggcggtgggggtatgtggagtggGACCTAGTCATATGTCTGtcgctggggagagaggaagagttaagggccatcacctggtgattaatgatatgtaacacctgtgtctcgttacagtgacgacggagatgggcttgaaaaggctgccgaGAATGCCAGTGAGGGAAAGAGAGTCGGGAACAAGGAAACCCTGAAGTTGTGAAGCTAAAGCATATTAAGTTGTGAAGCTAAAGTATATtaagttgtgaagctgaagtgtattaagttgtgaagctgaagtgtattATGCTGTGAAGCTAAAGTTCATGAACTGTTGTCAAGCTGAAAACCATTAAACCTTGACTTActtggactgccaccccgctaACCGCTTCCTTCCTTTTTCCTGTAACCTTATACATATTAATAACTATTTTATTCAAGAAGCAAATCTCGCCTTTTAATAATACATCTTGAGCATTTGTCTtgataaattgtttatttgttattacAGAAAACGTTTTTAGAATGTAATGTAGACTGGAAGATTTTATATGAATTTTGGTTGTGATTTCACTGTTTTGCACCCAATTactgtctttaaaggaatagtttacccaaaattgaaaattctctcattatttactcaccctcatgctatcctagatgtgtatgactttcttctgctgaacacaaacaaagatttttagaagaatatctcagctctgtaggtccaaacaatgcaagtgaatggtgaccaaaagcgCATACTGTATAacacagaataaaagtaatccatacgactccattggtttaatatatatcttctgaagcgatccaaatggttttgagtgagaacagaccaaaatataactcctttacacttcctagagccatctagcgctctgtgcatgcgtcaagaagtgtaatcaagcatgaaattatgattgtgcctagacactgctatggcaagatgtacagtgaaaaggcagttatattttggcctgttctcacccaaaattgattagatagcttaagaagacatgaattatggattaatttcattaggcctttatgtgttttttggagcttcaaagttttggtcaccattcacttgcattgtatggaactacagagcttgAGATATTCTTCCAGAAATCTGCAtttgcattcagcagaagaaaaaaattcatatacatctgggatggcatgatggtgagtaaatgatgagagaattttcatttttgggtgagctatcctttTTACATCCCCAACACAACCAACACAAACTTATGTTATAGAGAGGAATCACACAAATCAAATTTAGGCTTTGATCAATTGACTTttagaaaaacatattttatttgctGGACAATATTATTTTTCAGCCTGGAGTATAACTATAAAATGTTACATtcttacatatttataaaatatgtactttacaaataaaataacagcatgtAATTGGCAACTAACATCTTAGAACAACAGCACCTGACAAGTCATTCTCTCCTCATCCGAGGAACTGGAAATGTTAATAAAAGAAATGAAAGGAACAGGCATTCCACCTATTTTTATCACAGATCAGACAGACTAAATCAACAGTCGAGAGAACATAACACCTAAGCTTccttttttttgtggtattctgGACAGAAGATCCCATTAAAAGTTACTAAAATGCTATCACTAGATGTGCACAGGACTGAGTTCCTTATAGCAGACTGCCACAGTGTGTTGTGGTGCATAGCTGTGTATTACCACAGCAGGACAATGCCGTGTGATTGTTTAGCTTTGGATAAATTTCGAATGCAACCAGATGAGACATTGagattttatgttcttttttttcctgAATAAAATGCAACACTATATCCATTCTATATTTTTAGAGaatataattttacttttttaaagatttGGAATAAAGTTGCTTACACTGTTGGGTTGATGTGATCCAGTATCCTGTTCCACTCTAATccatcttttattttttctgttgatCCTTTTTCCTGTCTCGTCTTTTTTgcagtatttgttgtgctgtcaCTGTTTTAAGAAGGACATTCCTCTGTGTATATAGAACACTGCAGGGTTATTACGTTAGAATCAAGTGCTGTCCCTTTTTCTCTGGTCACACGCCTCAGAACAGTTCCTCCTTGTATTGCAATATAAACCACAAACCAGCAGCTTTTTGCCCCCTTGCTCACTCTACACATTCTGCTTTACTCTGATCTGTTACCCAGATCTGCCAGGTTGTATGTCTTTTCCAGTAAGGCTCTGAACACCAGGGCAATAGTCTGAGAAACTGAGTTCCCAGAAAATAAGCACCACTGAGGGAATTATTCAAATGGAAATCTTAACTTAACAGATGACTTTTATACCCAAAGTTTTAAACAGTAAACAATTCATGTTATCCATCATTTGGAACCagaaaaacattttgagtttaatGCTAAAGTTCAAAGGGATGTCTTTGCTttctaattatataattattattaaattatattgctATTTTGctatgcattattttattataacatataattattatgttcCTACTCCTATAAATTGCCacgatataataatttaaatgtttgctgagaattcctttttattttagtgcataaaactcaaaaaacTGTATGTGGGTCAAAGTGGCTCAAAATGATCGAGCAGGTCACACATGATCATGTTCACTTATATCTTGAAATAGCTTGGCAGTGAGAGTCTCTGTCCAGTTAAATTGGGCCTTTCTTATCATACCTTGTAAAAtctttgtaatttattttgttacGTTTTTTTCTCAACAAGTTGTGAAACATAGGCTGTCCAGAAAATGCGCAAGTCTGTCATACTTGTGAAATCATCTGTCCAAGCACTTCTCTAAAAAACAAAGCCAATATATAACACAGATGCATTCTTTTGAATAAATTTTTAACTGTGCATGTTATCAAACATGTTCTCTTTAATTAAACCGTAACTTTATTTGATCATGATATGTGTGATattaaatgtgaaattaaataatatctataaaatagtaaCAAAGATGAGTTGAAACCAAACTGTGAATGAAGCAAATAATCACTATTCAGAACTTCAGTCAACTGTACTCTACATGTGAAATGGTATAACAATCCCCATTAGAAatttaaaagtgcatttaaaggtgcactcagtaattttttgaagtatgtcaaAGTGGCTTACATTAggttacactgacacctagtggcctggatgcagtatctttcaaacacagtagttttcagttaccatgccattgtaaaaattcacttTGCAtcgtaaaccaggattaattaaATCCATAAATGAAAGTGTCCATTACCAGGGCAGTTatagcgagtagtattcagcatGTGATACAAACATGGCTGCCTCCGTATGAcacccctgctccatgtagaataaaagagcttttgtaaggttactgatatgactgaactcttcatctcacatgagtggtcatgattttatacatatgtttcaaaattattattcatttctttagaagtaaaactttttaaatgaggaaaaaagctACAGTGTgaacctttaaaggtgcactcaataacttttgtctttgtgtcatcttggacttacacggacacctagtggcttggatgcagcatcatttaaaatcaatagagcgcaacagtcaggttccggaggtaaaaatcccataaatgttttccatagactaattgatttttaacaataacttataaacctttaaagacagacctaccgttagctccgaggttgttaatccgtggtatatgcttctgttgaagccatccatctgcgttatttcaactttattgttttaaaatcatgtttaatagcggaattcctggtgaacaaatacagtaaccatggtacagcagtgaaagatccaccaatcagagaactgcgtcTAAGAAAGCCCGGAAAGTGACCAGAAGTGACCGCCCACTCTGAATGACGCAAACAAGTCGGTCTCCCTgcacttatatatttgtgtatatcagaATACttcacaataaacataaactatattgtttatatacttataatcaacatccTTTTAGTtgtatatatttccatagttttatatttgatcatgtcattcgcaatgctatATGGGATTGCAGTTCATGCCCTCTTGAAAGACGGcaagtacacagacttgtacctgtgactttttgttggattttcaaatattttttttgcctTAAAATAAAGTCTGTATTGTTGCGATTTACCTCGGAgcaggttggtttggttcatgctttacaactctttaatggagggtttttttttttttaaagtctatgatagaaattaatgggaaaaatacttccggtaCCCAGACGCTGAATAAATGGGcggggcactgttgtgctctatatcagatgccattgtagaaatgtagtattcacagtcagccatgattactttaatcattgagtgaaagtgtcaaataacaggacggttactgagattaagtgagtagtattcagctggtcatgtgattctaacatggcggcccccatgtgtggaccctctccatgtagaataaaacagcttttataaggttactgatatgactggagtcttcattttaatgtgagtggtcatgatctCATACATATGTTACAAAatcacaattcatgtctttaggagttaaacttttttaatgaggaaaacattactgagtgcagtGCACCTTTAACAGGGAACATTTTATCTGGATTATAATTTATATTACTCTTTACTATCGCCTAGTGGTGGAataaagctgcgttcacactgccagcgactttGTGGCTTGGTGTCGCTGGACTCTGTGATCTgtgtcgctagtgggcgttcctactttTTGTCGCTGTAACGTTATTGGAGGACTGCACGTCTAGCAATAACGTTTAAAATTGTGATAACGGATGAGACCTAATACTGGTTAAATTAAGATATCATTAcagtttgacaaggaatcagttctcttgtctcTAAAATTGTACATTGTAAAGGACAATCAatctatcatgaatgaatgaatcaaactcactcggaatGCAGACCGTTTCTGACATGCTTTTCCACGCATCAATGTTTTATTATacccatgcatgtggttacaaacaaattatatagaacagtAAAAATCCCTCACGACGCTGAAACTTCTCTGTCTTGCGTGCACTCGTCCCCAGTctgccaggagacagatgacgtgTGCTCTGCTGTCTTTACTCTCATTGGCAGTCGCTCGtgaatgtcgctcgtcatttgcataaagttgacattttctcaacttctcTTGTCGCTCTCCACGGCGATCTTTATCGCAAACTGCGAGGCAGCTCGTGTCGCAGGAAGTCGCTGTactttcattgaaaatgaataggatcGTGTTGCTGTCTCGCGCGATGTTGCTGCGGCTTCACACTGTAAACATACAAAGAAAAAACATTGGCATTGACCCTGCATCGAACTAAGAACAAACAACAAATGTATAAACTGGGGTTGCTTTTGTTGAACAGCACATAAATCCGATCGTTGTTCTTAATTAAAGATAAAAAGTAAAACTGTTGTCACATCAGATGTTTGAGGTTTATTTAGTCTCTCATTACCCTACTTTGAACTATAATGAAAAAACAGAGGTCTATTCACTTTAAATAGCTCTACTTTCTCTCTTATCATTATCTGCATATGACCACCCATTCAAAGCCGCTGCTGTTTTTGTAATAAGTTTATGTGTTTGGAACATGCAAGTATCCTCCGCCCATAAGTACCCTGGAGCGCTCTATCCTCGCGGCCTCACAGACAGCAGTGCGCATGCGCACATCGGATCAGAATGTTGAGCGAAAAGGACTAGAGCAGAGACGGATAGACTCACAAGAAAGCGCAAAAATATTCTTCTCCTTAGTGAAGTAAAGGACTGTCGACATAGAATATAACTTATAATAACATGACGGAGCCCCAGTCAGCACTGTTACTCAGGAGACAGCTGGCAGGTAATGTTTTGAAGGCTGTCGGCAAAGAAGCTCGATAAACGAATGCTTGATGCGCCGGTGAACATGTAGCCTGCTAAAGCAGTGGCATcggagttaggggccgttcacaccgaacacgtatTTGCGTCTGTCTGCgcttttttatgtaaacatgcgctacacGGACGTCTTTGACAATTGTGTGCTGTTCTATTTGTTGCGactagcttttttagcgcaagaacgcgtttgctctgaacggccccttagccGTTAACCGCTACTTTAGCTGCTAATCAGCTAAAGCGCTTGGTTTTTCGCTGCATGTATTGTCAAGCATTCGTTAGCCGCTACTTTAGCCTCCGTTCCCCCGCCCGCTGACTAGTACGATGCCTCTTGTTACTTTTAAATGCTATTTTGGTACTATCTATGATGGCTTATAAAAGTAGGAGCTGTTGAACTTCTGTATAAACAATCCAATTTTTACATTAGTATAATTGATCCAATTTTCCTGATTTAAATGTAGAAGTGCCAGGCTGTTTTTTCCCTATCACACTGGGGTTGATCCTGCGTTGTCCGGCCGGACGGACTGCACGCAGTCGGCTAGCCCGTGTTTTGACATCTGTGTCCGGATGCAGTTTGCATGTTAGCAGCAGCCTTCGTATCGTCTCATTAACGGGAGAAAAGCTCGCTGTCATTGGACCCATTTCTGTTAACCGCCCTTTAGTGATCAATCAAGACATTGTTGTTGTCGTGAGACATTAAAGGCGAGATTAATAAGCGTAAGATTGTGTGCCATCTACCCGCAGCGGGGTGATCAACTCCCTTTGTTTTTCTAGCATAGCTAACAGACAGTTAGACCCCCAGCCCAACTATACTCGTACAGTAGATTAACATATACAGTTTAGGCCAATGTTTTGTTGAAGACTTGATATTGGTGATATGGAAAATCACCTATTATAAGTGTTGTTACAAAGTTGTTTTTTCTGCTCTTCTTTGTCCAGCACACAGATTGAGCAACATGATCTGTGTGTCATCTTTAGTGAGCTCAAGCCAAAGAAGGATTTCTCCACTGGGCCCCATTTGCGCAGTACAGCCAACGAAGTGAATTTGTAGTAAAGGGGTCAAAAGAAGCAGATTACACCCTTTCTCAGTTTAAacccagtgtgtgtatatataagagCATGTTTTAGGTATGATTCATGACAGCTGTCTCTTTGGAGACATAGCAAACTCGTGAAGCAACCCCCATCCCTCCATATTACTCAGTTTACACATGCAGAGGCAGCTCACATATTTCTTTCCAAGGGTCAACAGGGTGAGCATCACCTCAGCATGTCATTGCATCAGGTTCTGCAGTGGCCCTCTGCCTGATTGACTGATTCAGGGGATAGTGCTGTTTTGGTTGTCTCTCTTCAGCAGGACCAGCATGGTGAACTCATTACCCTCATTCTAAACTTGGTGAACCCTCAGCAGGAGTGTGGGAACCAAAACCTCCAAACATCCATTTAAGTTGGATTTTAAAGATACCAGCCAGGGAAAACATCTTGTACCAGCCTAACAAACGTGATTTTTATTGTAGATATGTGTCTTTTGTAATCTTTGTTTTGTTCGTCTGTGTCTTGTCCTGCTTTTTAACAGGGAAGAGACACTTCAGTAGTGATGCCAGACTGTCTTAGTGTTTCATGTGCTCATAAAAATGACACATCCGTATGACTGGATGACCCAactgttgtgttgtttttgtcaACATTATGCACATCCTTTCATCCGCCAGTGATTTTGTTTTGCTCTCTCTTGCAAGAACACACCAAGCTGTCAAATGTCATGGCTAGAAATGGATTGATGTTCTTTGGCTCCAGGCTAAGTCAGTTTATCAGGCAAATCTGTCTTTTTGTTGTATGAAATGTTACCCTGACCTGAAAACAGTTTTGGTTGGTCCTATAATTATGGTTGTGAAAGGGAAACCTTCAGCAATAAGGGAGTCTCAAATAAGTGGTAAGGCAATAGCTCCTTTTATCATTACCCACCTTAAAGCACATGTGCAGCAGTTAGCCTGAAATGCCACATTGAGGTGATCGGTTTGTTTTTCCATCTTTCATATAAAACAGCTGATATGTAtcttttgtcattttcttcatGTTAGAACTGAATAAAAATCCTGTGGAAGGATTCTCAGCTGGTTTGATAGATGATAATGACCTCTATAGATGGGAAGTGCTAATAATTGGTCCTCCTGATACACTCTAGTAAgtatatttttattgtgttaTGAAATGCCACATTTGACAATTCCAAACCTTTGATAACAGATGTCAGAGAATGTGTTGTAACTTCTTAATAAAGTTGTTATATCCTGAATATGTGCAACTTTAGTGCCAAAGCCCATATGTTTATAAAAAAGGGAGTCCTAATTGGCACTGTAATTGCAGaatatttcagtaagttgcaccCGAAGGGGGTACCATCAAAGTAACTCTCTCTTGATAATCACATTAAGCATGTTGTATTGTCTGTTTACAGTGAGGGTGGTGTCTTTAAAGCCCATCTTACGTTTCCCAAAGACTATCCTCTCAGACCTCCCAAAATGAAGTTCATAACGGAAATATGGCATCCAAACGGTAAGTTTGGGTTTACCCCACTGgatctcatttatttatttctgcccATGTTTATATTTAATGATTGAATGCTGAATGTCCATTTGAATGGTCATTTATTTGTTAAACCCAAGAAAGttttatgagattttttttttttgtaaattgtttcTTTGCTCATCTCTGGACTGCAAGTAAATTTCCAAAACGAAGCATGGCAAGGAATAGTTATTAATATTCATGTGGAAAGTGATACCTGATTGGACAATCCAGGAATACTCATCAGGAAAGCTCTACATAATTGGTCGGAGAAACTATATCCCAACTGTAACCTTAACCCTATACCTAACCCCAACAATTCAGGTAGTGCTGTATTCATAAATGTGaatgactcttcccctgccaATCTATCTTTCAGAAATCTGTTGCCTGCACAACATGGCTAAAAGCTCAACCACTTAAGTCCTCTGCCCCTTGTTCTATTTttaattttggctaatttgattaaTGCTTTCATCCTCCAATAACAGTGTTGAACTCTTAACTCTGTTTAACACGTTACTATGTTTAAATGCattcaattaaattattacaaatgtatcataggagtggtggtggcatagtgggctaaagcacagatctggtaagcagaaggttgccggttcgatccccacagccaccaccattgtgttcttgagcaaggcacttaactcttgTTTACTTCAgggggattgttcctgtaataaggacactgtaagtcactttgtataaaagtgtctgccaaatgcgtaaatgtaaaaatttaaaaaatctttctAATTAATTGGCTCACCTGTGTAAAACAACTAATCACTGATATTCATTCTTTTCTCATTTCCTGTCTTGGATTGTCTTTGCAGTTGACAAGAATGGTGATGTTTGTATTTCAATATTACACGAACCGGGAGAAGATAAATATGGCTATGAGAAACCAGAAGAGCGCTGGCTCCCCATCCACACTGTAGAGACTATCATGATTAGTGTCATCTCTATGCTAGCTGACCCCAATGGTGATTCCCCTGCCAACGTTGATGCAGCAGTAAGTCCTATGCTAACTGAAGCGTCCCACTGTATGATGTGTTCTACACTAAAGTTTTAaatctgaagtatgtaactttttcagtgttaaaatactgtcttttgtcccagcttaatatgcagagacaactataattcAGTCATTAATAGGTTAACTTTCTCAAActataaacactgtgtctctgtggcgctataaaaatgtatgtttaaacccgccccaacaatgttagtcaaccaatggcgtgagttgggggtagggctgcaactaacgattattttgaaaatggaCTAATccaacgattattagaacgattattcgactattcgggcgattattgcaatgattattcATTAGCACTTAACCAACCATTTAGCTTGTGCCTtgagttaaaaggttgtattaaaatGCTTCTTACTAACAAAATAGaggaca
Encoded proteins:
- the LOC127421120 gene encoding ubiquitin-conjugating enzyme E2 G1 isoform X1; the encoded protein is MTEPQSALLLRRQLAEHTKLSNVMARNGLMFFGSRLKLNKNPVEGFSAGLIDDNDLYRWEVLIIGPPDTLYEGGVFKAHLTFPKDYPLRPPKMKFITEIWHPNVDKNGDVCISILHEPGEDKYGYEKPEERWLPIHTVETIMISVISMLADPNGDSPANVDAAKEWREDRHGEFKRKVARCVRKSQETAFE
- the LOC127421120 gene encoding ubiquitin-conjugating enzyme E2 G1 isoform X3, with amino-acid sequence MTEPQSALLLRRQLAELNKNPVEGFSAGLIDDNDLYRWEVLIIGPPDTLYEGGVFKAHLTFPKDYPLRPPKMKFITEIWHPNVDKNGDVCISILHEPGEDKYGYEKPEERWLPIHTVETIMISVISMLADPNGDSPANVDAAKEWREDRHGEFKRKVARCVRKSQETAFE
- the LOC127421120 gene encoding ubiquitin-conjugating enzyme E2 G1 isoform X2; translation: MKCYPDLKTVLVGPIIMVVKGKPSAIRESQISELNKNPVEGFSAGLIDDNDLYRWEVLIIGPPDTLYEGGVFKAHLTFPKDYPLRPPKMKFITEIWHPNVDKNGDVCISILHEPGEDKYGYEKPEERWLPIHTVETIMISVISMLADPNGDSPANVDAAKEWREDRHGEFKRKVARCVRKSQETAFE